From one Paeniglutamicibacter psychrophenolicus genomic stretch:
- a CDS encoding SDR family oxidoreductase → MKTPILVTGGTGNIGSHVVRRLRAAGKDVRILSRHPRANEPGIEHVPGDTVAGTGLAAALDGVDTVLHLAGGAKGDDIAAGHLADAARTAGTGHLILISVVGAEAMPIGYFRAKAAAEEALAGSGVRWTVLRAAQLYDFVWPVVRMLARMPLAPVPGGLCFEPVHVEEVAARLAELALGEPAGRVADLVGPEVLDVQKLLEGYWEVFGHRHPRLPIRIPGAIGRAYRNGENLAAPGAQRGQLGWTQFLAEQDAAARRGTVREQPRSA, encoded by the coding sequence ATGAAAACACCCATTCTCGTGACCGGGGGCACCGGCAACATCGGCAGCCACGTGGTTCGGCGGCTGCGCGCCGCCGGCAAGGACGTGCGCATCCTCAGCCGCCACCCGCGCGCGAACGAGCCCGGGATCGAGCATGTCCCGGGCGACACCGTCGCAGGCACCGGGTTGGCCGCGGCACTGGACGGGGTGGACACCGTGCTGCACCTGGCCGGCGGCGCCAAGGGGGACGACATCGCCGCCGGCCACCTGGCGGACGCGGCCAGGACTGCGGGAACCGGCCACCTCATCCTCATCTCGGTCGTCGGCGCGGAGGCGATGCCGATCGGCTACTTCCGGGCCAAGGCGGCGGCCGAGGAAGCCCTCGCTGGCTCCGGGGTTCGGTGGACGGTGCTGCGTGCAGCGCAGCTGTACGACTTCGTCTGGCCCGTGGTGCGGATGCTCGCCCGGATGCCGCTGGCCCCGGTGCCGGGAGGCCTGTGCTTCGAACCGGTGCACGTCGAGGAGGTCGCGGCCCGCCTGGCCGAGCTGGCCCTCGGGGAACCGGCCGGGCGCGTGGCAGATCTGGTCGGGCCCGAGGTTCTGGACGTCCAGAAATTATTGGAAGGCTATTGGGAGGTCTTCGGCCACCGCCACCCGAGGCTGCCGATCCGGATTCCCGGGGCGATCGGCAGGGCCTACCGAAATGGGGAGAACCTTGCTGCCCCCGGGGCGCAGCGCGGGCAGCTCGGTTGGACCCAATTCCTCGCCGAACAGGATGCTGCCGCGCGCCGGGGCACGGTGCGGGAGCAACCCCGGTCCGCCTAA
- a CDS encoding C-terminal binding protein: MPAFAEPWPWTRRSAWQCRRTQCGSPRVLITDAADLDHTIALDLLAEAGIEAAYLDSRDRAGILAAARQCAGIILGYASLDASMIAALPNLKVVATMSAGFDMVDVQAATDAGITVCTVPSAATADVATHAFAGMLALVRQLPRSQALARAGDWTGTGLPVPQRLESLTLGLVGFGRIAQFLANIAEPVFKEVIAYDPFTPAECWPDGVRRVELDELLESSNVLSLHTPLTGETENLIDATALEAMPAGSYLVNVARGGLVDEPALLEALDSGHLAGAMLDVPAQEPAPTDHPLLSHPSAIITPHTAYRSTDSLREYMALPARNVIAVLAGLEAETPLRVPVSTR, from the coding sequence TTGCCAGCATTCGCAGAACCGTGGCCTTGGACCCGCCGGTCCGCTTGGCAATGTCGGAGAACCCAGTGCGGCTCACCCCGCGTCCTGATCACCGACGCCGCCGATCTGGACCACACCATTGCCTTGGACCTGCTCGCCGAGGCGGGCATCGAAGCCGCCTACCTGGATTCCCGCGACCGCGCAGGAATCCTGGCCGCCGCGCGCCAGTGCGCCGGAATCATCCTGGGTTACGCCTCGCTTGATGCATCGATGATTGCCGCATTGCCCAACCTGAAGGTCGTGGCCACCATGTCGGCGGGATTCGACATGGTCGATGTGCAGGCGGCGACCGACGCAGGAATCACGGTGTGCACCGTCCCCTCAGCCGCAACGGCGGATGTGGCAACCCACGCGTTCGCCGGAATGCTGGCCCTGGTTCGCCAGCTTCCCCGTTCCCAGGCCCTGGCGCGGGCCGGCGACTGGACCGGGACCGGGCTGCCGGTGCCCCAGCGGCTTGAAAGCCTCACGCTGGGATTGGTGGGCTTCGGGAGGATCGCCCAGTTCCTGGCGAACATTGCCGAACCGGTGTTCAAGGAAGTCATCGCCTACGACCCGTTCACCCCCGCCGAGTGCTGGCCCGACGGCGTGCGCCGGGTCGAACTGGACGAGCTGCTGGAAAGCTCCAACGTGCTCAGCCTGCACACCCCGCTCACCGGCGAAACCGAAAACCTCATCGATGCCACGGCGCTGGAGGCCATGCCGGCGGGCTCCTACCTGGTCAATGTCGCCCGCGGCGGGCTCGTCGACGAGCCCGCGCTGCTCGAAGCGCTGGATTCCGGCCATCTGGCCGGGGCCATGCTGGATGTGCCGGCCCAGGAGCCTGCTCCGACGGACCACCCGCTGCTGTCCCACCCCTCGGCAATCATCACCCCGCACACCGCCTACCGCTCCACTGACTCGCTGCGCGAATACATGGCCCTGCCGGCCCGCAACGTCATCGCCGTGCTGGCTGGGCTCGAAGCGGAAACGCCCCTGAGGGTCCCCGTCTCCACACGCTAG
- a CDS encoding helix-turn-helix domain-containing protein, whose product MSRTGFSDIAKRTGGSKATVLRMLATLKGVNWVQQSDTRDATWSLGFQAYAVTARAGLGADLRDIAVGPMNGLQLDTRETVHLCVPDGNSLVVVE is encoded by the coding sequence GTGAGCCGCACTGGGTTCTCCGACATTGCCAAGCGGACCGGCGGGTCCAAGGCCACGGTTCTGCGAATGCTGGCAACGCTCAAGGGAGTGAACTGGGTGCAGCAAAGCGATACACGCGACGCGACTTGGTCACTGGGCTTTCAAGCATATGCCGTGACCGCCCGCGCTGGACTGGGTGCCGACCTGCGGGACATCGCCGTTGGCCCGATGAATGGCCTGCAGCTGGACACCCGGGAAACGGTTCACCTATGCGTCCCCGACGGCAATTCCCTGGTCGTCGTTGAATGA
- a CDS encoding IclR family transcriptional regulator domain-containing protein, giving the protein MACSWTPGKRFTYASPTAIPWSSLNDSISRTSCARSWRWELLPLHASATGLAFLGASTVEFVPDVMDGPLGKVGEQTATAPGSMWKLVREARECGYAINEEGPSSGITSLGATIVNSAGSPVGCVSISGPSSRILPAKYEEYGTAMVRTAGEISTLLRGRR; this is encoded by the coding sequence ATGGCCTGCAGCTGGACACCCGGGAAACGGTTCACCTATGCGTCCCCGACGGCAATTCCCTGGTCGTCGTTGAATGACTCGATAAGTCGCACGTCCTGCGCGCGTTCCTGGCGCTGGGAACTCCTTCCATTGCACGCATCGGCAACGGGACTGGCCTTCCTGGGGGCTTCCACAGTCGAATTTGTCCCCGACGTCATGGATGGTCCCTTGGGAAAGGTTGGTGAGCAGACTGCCACGGCCCCCGGAAGCATGTGGAAATTGGTGCGCGAAGCGCGGGAATGTGGCTATGCCATCAACGAAGAGGGTCCGAGCAGCGGAATCACGTCCCTGGGAGCAACCATCGTGAACTCCGCGGGCAGCCCGGTGGGCTGCGTATCGATCTCCGGTCCCTCGAGCCGCATACTGCCTGCCAAATATGAGGAGTACGGCACTGCCATGGTCCGGACGGCCGGCGAAATCAGCACACTCCTGCGCGGCAGACGCTAG
- the ctlX gene encoding citrulline utilization hydrolase CtlX, with protein sequence MSVQAPSAVVLVRPHCFAPNPETAGDNAFQVPADGLDAEILASAARDEVTGLALALESAGITVHLFDDHDHNRPDSVFPNNWLSTHAGGHVAVFPMYAPNRRNERRADILELLKFRYRVQDVIDYSGLEVDDVFLEGTGAMVLDHGARVAYAARSRRADPVALERFCTNFGYEPMAFDAVDSSGAAVYHTNVMMTVATDFAMIGLDMIRSPERRRQVAERLSAGGRAIIGLTHEQVRMFAGNAIELQGTNGRYLALSRTAFACLTEAQKEVIQRSCTLLPVDVSTIELAGGSVRCMIAGIHLDPRPTPTDVDGLSGQSAARGANIGLGYASPVHENLPSGGSGPRKGALVLG encoded by the coding sequence ATGTCAGTTCAAGCCCCTTCCGCAGTAGTGCTCGTCCGCCCCCACTGTTTTGCACCGAATCCCGAGACGGCAGGTGACAACGCATTCCAGGTCCCCGCCGATGGCCTGGACGCCGAGATACTCGCTTCCGCGGCGCGCGACGAGGTCACGGGACTCGCACTGGCGCTGGAGTCCGCCGGCATCACGGTGCACCTTTTCGATGACCACGACCACAACCGTCCGGACAGCGTGTTCCCCAACAACTGGCTGTCCACCCACGCCGGGGGACATGTTGCTGTCTTCCCGATGTACGCTCCAAACCGCCGGAACGAACGTCGGGCCGACATCCTTGAGCTTCTGAAGTTCCGGTATCGGGTGCAAGACGTCATCGATTATTCGGGACTCGAGGTTGACGACGTCTTCCTGGAAGGCACCGGAGCCATGGTCCTGGACCACGGGGCCCGGGTTGCGTACGCGGCCAGGTCCCGCCGGGCCGACCCGGTGGCGTTGGAACGGTTCTGCACGAACTTCGGTTATGAGCCGATGGCATTCGATGCAGTGGATTCCTCCGGGGCTGCCGTCTACCACACCAATGTCATGATGACCGTGGCGACCGATTTCGCGATGATCGGGCTGGATATGATCCGTTCTCCGGAACGGCGCCGGCAGGTTGCGGAACGACTTTCCGCCGGCGGTCGGGCCATCATCGGGCTGACCCATGAACAGGTACGGATGTTCGCGGGGAACGCGATTGAATTGCAGGGCACGAACGGACGGTACCTTGCGCTTTCACGCACGGCCTTCGCCTGCCTGACCGAAGCGCAAAAGGAAGTAATCCAGCGAAGCTGCACGCTGCTCCCGGTTGACGTCTCCACCATCGAGCTGGCGGGCGGATCCGTCAGGTGCATGATCGCCGGAATTCACCTCGACCCCCGGCCCACACCCACGGACGTGGATGGACTGTCAGGGCAGTCGGCCGCGCGTGGGGCCAACATTGGCCTTGGGTATGCCTCGCCGGTGCATGAAAATCTCCCATCAGGTGGTTCAGGCCCACGGAAAGGGGCGCTTGTTCTTGGATAA
- a CDS encoding ornithine cyclodeaminase, with translation MTRFVDVRNMVRWTATQGPEKIITGIMEYLENDFKRWESFDKTPRVASHTPFGVIELMPTSDRETYGFKYVNGHPSNPSRGFQTVTAFGVLADVHNGYPTFLTEMTVLTALRTAATSGMVAKKLARPDSTVMAMIGTGSQSEFQAMAFRSALGITTLRVWDTDPAAMEKFVRNMTPLGFDITVASSAQEAVLGADVITTCTADKANATILTAELVKPGVHINAIGGDCPGKTELDAAILELGEVFVEFTEQTRIEGEIQQMPADFTVTEFWQVLDGQGPGRKSADQITIFDSVGFAIEDFAALRYVRDAVVGTDFFEEIDLVANPENPKDLFGLIGALSPVGS, from the coding sequence ATGACGCGCTTTGTCGATGTCCGCAACATGGTCCGCTGGACGGCTACCCAGGGCCCGGAGAAAATCATCACCGGAATCATGGAGTACCTTGAGAATGATTTCAAGCGCTGGGAATCCTTTGACAAGACACCCCGCGTCGCCAGCCACACTCCCTTCGGCGTCATCGAGCTCATGCCCACCAGCGACCGGGAAACCTACGGCTTCAAGTACGTCAACGGGCACCCTTCGAATCCTTCCCGTGGTTTCCAGACCGTCACGGCTTTTGGCGTGTTGGCCGATGTCCACAACGGCTATCCCACGTTCCTGACCGAAATGACGGTCCTGACGGCGCTTCGCACGGCCGCCACCTCCGGCATGGTGGCGAAGAAGCTCGCCCGGCCAGATTCGACGGTGATGGCCATGATCGGAACCGGAAGCCAGTCCGAGTTCCAGGCCATGGCCTTCCGCAGCGCCCTGGGCATCACCACCCTGCGGGTGTGGGACACCGACCCGGCGGCGATGGAGAAGTTTGTCCGGAACATGACGCCGTTGGGATTCGACATCACGGTGGCGTCCTCGGCGCAGGAGGCGGTGCTCGGTGCCGACGTCATCACCACCTGCACCGCCGACAAGGCCAACGCGACCATCCTCACGGCGGAGCTGGTCAAGCCCGGTGTGCACATCAATGCCATCGGCGGGGACTGCCCGGGAAAGACCGAGCTGGATGCTGCCATCCTGGAGCTCGGTGAGGTCTTCGTCGAGTTCACCGAGCAGACCCGCATTGAAGGCGAAATTCAGCAGATGCCCGCCGATTTCACGGTCACCGAATTCTGGCAGGTACTGGATGGCCAGGGCCCCGGCCGGAAGTCGGCCGACCAGATCACCATCTTTGATTCCGTGGGTTTTGCCATTGAGGACTTCGCTGCCCTGCGCTACGTCCGCGATGCGGTCGTCGGGACGGATTTCTTCGAGGAAATCGACCTTGTCGCGAACCCGGAGAACCCAAAGGACCTCTTCGGTCTCATCGGCGCGCTCTCACCTGTCGGATCCTGA
- a CDS encoding Lrp/AsnC family transcriptional regulator produces MTALTDLDRRLLSALREDGRTPVATLARTLGVARATVNSRLERLINNGTIVGFSVRIREESDPMAIHAIAFIEVEGRSADKVIRQLRGFPEITSLHTTNGGWDLVAELRAESLPGFDQILGRIRGVEGIVNSETSLLLSSVLR; encoded by the coding sequence ATGACAGCCCTCACAGACCTTGACCGTCGACTTCTCTCTGCGCTGCGCGAGGACGGGCGGACACCCGTCGCCACCCTTGCCCGAACCCTCGGTGTCGCCCGCGCCACGGTCAACAGCCGGCTGGAGCGACTGATCAACAATGGAACCATCGTGGGCTTCTCCGTCAGGATCCGCGAGGAAAGCGATCCCATGGCCATCCACGCCATCGCCTTCATCGAAGTCGAAGGGCGTTCGGCCGACAAGGTCATCAGGCAATTGCGGGGATTCCCGGAAATCACCTCGCTGCACACCACGAACGGCGGATGGGACCTGGTCGCGGAGCTTCGAGCGGAAAGCCTGCCCGGGTTCGACCAGATCCTCGGGCGGATCCGCGGAGTTGAGGGCATCGTGAACAGCGAAACCAGCCTCCTGCTCAGCTCGGTGCTTCGCTAG
- a CDS encoding ABC transporter substrate-binding protein: protein MPSSSSLPFKLAVAAAMASLALSGCSTASQSNASTPSGTTGFEASTVSQDEALAALVPADLKAKGTLTVGSDTSYAPAEFLGGDDGQTPQGYDVDLAKAIGATLGLTTEVATSEFTGILPALGTKYDLGISSFTINPERSKTVNFVSYFNAGTQWAVLKGNPGGLTLEDLCGKRVGVQTGTVQDPDVAERSKVCVADGKEAIEVISLKSQTDVTTRLVNGGIDAMAADSPVTGYALSQTGDSLENLGEVYDGAKQGIAVAKSDKELAELVGKVVNKLISDGTYAKILESWSNSDGAIVKAQVNPESGS, encoded by the coding sequence ATGCCGTCTTCATCCTCCTTGCCGTTCAAGCTCGCAGTCGCGGCCGCCATGGCCTCGCTGGCGCTCAGCGGATGTTCAACAGCCTCGCAGTCGAACGCGAGCACCCCTTCGGGGACCACGGGATTCGAGGCCTCGACGGTTTCCCAGGATGAGGCGCTGGCAGCGTTGGTTCCCGCGGATCTGAAGGCCAAGGGAACCCTCACGGTTGGTTCGGACACCTCTTACGCGCCGGCCGAATTCCTTGGCGGCGACGACGGACAGACACCGCAGGGATACGACGTCGATCTTGCCAAGGCCATCGGTGCAACCCTGGGCCTCACCACCGAAGTGGCAACCTCCGAGTTCACCGGCATCTTGCCTGCCCTCGGCACCAAATACGACTTGGGCATTTCTTCCTTCACCATCAATCCCGAACGCTCCAAGACGGTGAACTTCGTCAGCTACTTCAACGCCGGAACCCAGTGGGCGGTCCTCAAGGGAAACCCCGGCGGGCTCACGCTGGAAGATCTGTGTGGCAAGCGCGTAGGTGTCCAAACCGGCACCGTTCAGGATCCGGATGTGGCCGAACGTTCCAAGGTATGTGTCGCGGACGGCAAGGAAGCCATCGAGGTCATCAGCCTCAAGTCGCAGACCGACGTCACCACCCGCCTGGTCAACGGCGGCATCGATGCTATGGCCGCCGATTCACCGGTGACCGGCTACGCCCTGTCGCAGACCGGCGACAGCCTGGAGAACCTCGGGGAGGTCTACGACGGAGCGAAGCAGGGAATCGCCGTGGCCAAGTCCGACAAGGAACTGGCCGAACTCGTCGGCAAGGTTGTGAACAAACTCATTAGCGACGGGACCTACGCCAAGATCCTGGAAAGCTGGAGCAACTCCGACGGCGCCATTGTGAAGGCCCAAGTGAACCCGGAGTCGGGCAGTTGA
- a CDS encoding amino acid ABC transporter permease: protein MIIAVPVRHPGRWAAAALIVLFVGLVAQSLVTNPNFRWDVVGTYFMDVLVIQGIGWTLLLTVLSMVIAVVLAILLAFMRQSENPLFRSVSWAWVWFFRGTPVYTQLVFWGLISVLYPKIALGVPFGPELLSFNTQDVVTAFVAAVLGLGLNESAYLAEIFRAGLKSVDTGQMEAAEALGMRKSKIMWRIILPQAMRIIVPPTGNETIGMLKTTSLVLAVPFTLDLTFATNGIANRNYLPIPLLIVAALWYLLITSLLMVGQYYVERHFGKGVDNFVPAPIKAAKKAPARVAGVAPATKDKDEPA, encoded by the coding sequence ATGATCATCGCCGTTCCGGTCCGCCACCCGGGCCGTTGGGCCGCCGCAGCCCTGATCGTGCTCTTCGTGGGGCTCGTCGCCCAAAGCCTGGTGACGAATCCCAACTTCCGGTGGGACGTGGTGGGAACGTATTTCATGGATGTCCTGGTGATCCAGGGCATCGGTTGGACGTTGCTGCTGACCGTCCTGTCCATGGTCATCGCCGTCGTGTTGGCCATTCTCCTGGCCTTTATGCGCCAATCGGAGAACCCGCTGTTCCGCAGCGTGAGCTGGGCCTGGGTCTGGTTTTTCCGGGGTACCCCGGTCTACACGCAACTCGTGTTCTGGGGCCTGATTTCCGTCCTTTATCCCAAGATAGCCTTGGGTGTGCCGTTCGGGCCGGAGCTGTTGAGCTTCAACACCCAAGACGTCGTCACGGCATTCGTGGCCGCGGTGTTGGGCCTCGGCCTCAACGAGTCGGCCTATCTGGCCGAGATTTTCCGTGCAGGCCTCAAATCCGTTGATACCGGCCAAATGGAGGCTGCCGAGGCCTTGGGGATGCGAAAGTCCAAGATCATGTGGCGCATTATTCTGCCCCAGGCCATGCGCATCATCGTGCCGCCCACCGGCAACGAGACCATCGGCATGCTCAAGACCACCTCCCTGGTGCTCGCGGTTCCCTTTACCCTCGATCTGACCTTTGCCACCAACGGCATCGCGAACCGAAACTACCTCCCCATTCCCCTGCTCATTGTCGCGGCACTCTGGTACCTGCTGATCACCAGCCTGCTGATGGTCGGGCAGTACTACGTCGAACGGCACTTCGGGAAGGGCGTGGACAATTTCGTCCCCGCCCCGATCAAGGCAGCCAAGAAAGCCCCCGCCCGCGTTGCCGGCGTGGCACCCGCAACCAAGGACAAGGACGAGCCAGCGTGA
- a CDS encoding amino acid ABC transporter ATP-binding protein, whose amino-acid sequence MTITADTITKQALVRIDGVHKYYGQHHVLRGIDMTVRQGEVSVLIGPSGSGKSTLLRCINRLETINAGRIHVRDELIGYRESRGRLHDLTAKQIAAQRREIGMVFQRFNLFAHRTVLQNIMEAPTQVKRQPRAHARSRALELLDRVGLAKHANHYPAQLSGGQQQRVAIARALAMEPELMLFDEPTSALDPELVGEVLAVMKELAESGMTMIVVTHEIGFAREVGDTLTFMDGGVVVESGDPRTIIANPQQARTREFLSKVL is encoded by the coding sequence GTGACGATCACCGCCGACACCATCACCAAGCAAGCCCTCGTCCGCATCGACGGGGTCCACAAGTACTACGGCCAGCACCACGTGTTGCGTGGAATCGACATGACGGTTCGCCAAGGCGAGGTATCCGTGTTGATCGGCCCTTCCGGCTCGGGGAAGTCAACACTGCTGCGCTGCATCAACAGGCTGGAAACCATCAACGCCGGTCGAATCCACGTGCGTGACGAGTTGATTGGCTACCGGGAATCCCGTGGTCGGCTGCATGACCTGACGGCCAAGCAGATTGCCGCGCAGCGCCGGGAAATCGGCATGGTGTTCCAGCGCTTCAACCTTTTCGCGCATCGCACGGTGCTGCAGAACATCATGGAGGCCCCCACACAGGTGAAGCGGCAACCCCGGGCCCACGCAAGATCGCGTGCCCTGGAATTGCTCGACCGTGTGGGTTTGGCGAAACACGCCAACCACTATCCAGCCCAGCTCTCCGGCGGCCAGCAGCAGCGGGTGGCAATCGCCCGCGCCTTGGCCATGGAACCGGAATTGATGCTTTTCGATGAGCCGACCTCGGCCCTGGACCCCGAACTGGTGGGCGAGGTCCTGGCCGTCATGAAGGAACTGGCCGAATCCGGAATGACGATGATTGTCGTCACCCACGAGATCGGGTTCGCTCGCGAGGTGGGAGACACCCTGACCTTCATGGACGGCGGCGTCGTGGTCGAAAGCGGGGACCCTCGGACGATCATCGCCAACCCGCAGCAGGCCCGAACCAGGGAGTTCCTCTCCAAGGTTCTCTGA
- a CDS encoding NF041680 family putative transposase — protein sequence MTENPAQELIDFRDRFYHCLESRPDAQFELCDAILCSEGPVDTLVGLSQVPEHRRGYGALYDAVNQGTLTEKQLRGALLAAPLPRDASGRIVLAVDISNWLRPDAPTSPERLFCHTYARGSGAKQMIPGWPYSFIAAVEPGRTSWTRILDVRRLGPAESETEMTAGQLRTVIEGIIAAGHWKPGDQKILALFDAGYNVARIGWLLADLPLEVIGRLRSDRVLRNDPIPAPPGSGRPARHGRDFRLQDPDTWGAPATASHTETTRYGDAAAQSWNRLHPRLARRGAWEDHRGELPVIAGTLIRLEVQHLPGNAKPKPLWLWTSAPDPDTAQAQRYWQSYLRRFDLEHTFRFLKQTLGWNAPQVTSPRAGDTWTWLVVAAHTQLALARELTGDLRRPWEKVVEPHKLSPARTRRGFRYLHRKLPLLAGAPKPTHPGPGRPPGRKNRRPAIIHPVGKQPSTVK from the coding sequence ATGACCGAAAACCCAGCACAGGAACTGATCGATTTCCGCGACAGGTTCTACCACTGCCTCGAATCCCGCCCCGATGCGCAGTTCGAGCTCTGCGACGCGATCCTGTGCTCCGAAGGCCCGGTCGACACCCTGGTTGGGCTCTCCCAGGTTCCCGAGCACCGCCGCGGCTACGGGGCGCTCTATGATGCGGTGAACCAGGGAACGCTCACCGAAAAGCAGCTGCGCGGCGCACTGCTGGCGGCCCCGCTGCCCCGGGATGCCAGCGGGCGGATCGTTTTGGCCGTGGACATCAGCAATTGGCTGCGCCCCGATGCCCCGACCAGCCCCGAACGGCTCTTCTGCCACACCTATGCCCGCGGCTCCGGGGCCAAGCAAATGATTCCGGGCTGGCCGTATTCCTTCATCGCCGCGGTGGAGCCCGGGCGCACCTCCTGGACCAGGATCCTTGACGTGCGCCGGCTGGGTCCCGCCGAGTCGGAAACCGAGATGACCGCCGGGCAGCTGCGCACCGTCATCGAGGGCATCATCGCCGCCGGGCACTGGAAACCCGGGGACCAAAAGATCTTGGCGCTCTTCGACGCCGGATACAACGTGGCCCGCATCGGCTGGCTCCTGGCCGACCTGCCCTTGGAGGTGATCGGGCGCCTGCGCTCGGACCGGGTGCTGCGCAACGATCCGATTCCGGCGCCGCCGGGGTCCGGGCGCCCGGCCCGCCACGGCAGGGACTTCAGGCTCCAGGACCCGGACACCTGGGGCGCCCCGGCCACCGCAAGCCACACCGAAACGACCCGCTACGGGGACGCCGCCGCCCAAAGCTGGAACCGCCTGCATCCGCGGCTGGCCCGCCGCGGAGCTTGGGAGGACCACCGGGGTGAGTTGCCGGTCATCGCCGGCACGCTGATCCGGCTCGAGGTCCAGCACCTGCCGGGCAACGCCAAGCCCAAGCCACTTTGGCTTTGGACCTCGGCCCCGGACCCGGATACCGCCCAGGCCCAGAGGTATTGGCAGTCCTACCTGCGCCGCTTCGACCTGGAGCACACGTTCAGGTTCCTGAAGCAGACGCTGGGCTGGAATGCCCCGCAGGTCACCTCCCCGCGGGCGGGCGACACCTGGACGTGGCTGGTGGTCGCCGCCCACACCCAGTTGGCGCTGGCCCGCGAGCTCACCGGCGACCTGCGCCGACCGTGGGAAAAGGTGGTGGAGCCGCACAAGCTCAGTCCGGCGCGGACCCGGCGGGGATTTCGGTACCTCCACCGGAAGCTGCCGTTGCTTGCCGGCGCACCGAAACCCACGCATCCGGGGCCCGGGCGACCGCCGGGCCGCAAGAATCGACGACCGGCCATCATTCATCCGGTGGGAAAGCAGCCGTCAACGGTTAAATAG
- a CDS encoding DUF6788 family protein, producing the protein MATTPKPPPDPSQELAEATAEYRELAARIGELGLIHHGSVVHRHAAPADATEKKTGRAPFYQWSSKVNGKTVTRTLSEEEATLYREWIDNDRELRRIIKDMREASERATRAILREKVK; encoded by the coding sequence ATGGCCACCACCCCCAAACCCCCACCGGATCCGAGCCAGGAACTGGCCGAGGCCACCGCCGAATACAGGGAGCTGGCGGCCCGCATCGGCGAGCTGGGCCTGATCCACCACGGCTCGGTCGTCCACCGCCATGCCGCACCCGCCGACGCCACGGAGAAGAAAACGGGGCGGGCCCCGTTCTACCAGTGGAGCAGCAAGGTCAACGGCAAGACCGTCACCCGGACCCTGAGCGAGGAGGAGGCCACGCTCTATCGGGAATGGATCGACAACGACCGCGAGCTACGGCGGATCATCAAGGACATGCGCGAGGCCTCCGAGCGGGCCACGCGCGCCATCCTGCGCGAAAAGGTTAAATAG
- a CDS encoding helix-turn-helix transcriptional regulator: protein MTVLGISEHSNRLRIVESLGPEFAARRGLLESCAPSNVEYIRTTDHLDGVFRDLQSTAGRSIEIFDPGNADLDAPMPPPVPTSPGRPDMQCRVVFAPSAVQHDVSVRRPLGTRWASFEMRVYPKVPAKLVIRDREEALIVGAEEHHGGAMGIHILSPWLASFLHETFETIWQAAMPLSPTHLAAPHLFSSEEREILRLLASGLTDESIARSFGVSQRTIQRKVQQIQRRVGAISRFQLGAMTAA, encoded by the coding sequence ATGACCGTCCTTGGAATATCCGAGCACTCGAACCGGCTCAGGATCGTCGAGTCGCTTGGACCGGAGTTTGCCGCAAGGCGGGGACTCCTCGAATCATGCGCACCGTCGAACGTGGAATACATCCGCACCACGGATCACCTCGATGGAGTGTTTCGCGACCTGCAATCCACCGCCGGCAGGTCCATCGAAATCTTTGACCCCGGAAACGCCGACCTTGATGCGCCGATGCCTCCGCCCGTGCCCACATCCCCCGGCAGGCCGGATATGCAGTGCCGCGTGGTTTTTGCCCCGTCCGCGGTGCAGCACGATGTTTCCGTCAGGCGGCCGCTGGGCACGCGGTGGGCCTCATTCGAGATGCGTGTTTATCCGAAGGTCCCTGCCAAGCTCGTGATCCGCGACAGGGAAGAAGCCCTGATCGTGGGGGCCGAAGAACACCATGGGGGCGCGATGGGCATTCACATCCTAAGCCCGTGGCTCGCCTCGTTCCTGCACGAGACATTCGAGACGATTTGGCAGGCGGCTATGCCGTTGTCGCCGACGCATCTGGCAGCCCCGCATCTGTTCAGCAGCGAGGAACGCGAGATCCTTCGACTCCTGGCCAGCGGATTGACCGATGAATCCATCGCACGCTCGTTCGGCGTCAGCCAACGGACGATCCAGCGAAAGGTGCAACAAATTCAACGCAGGGTCGGGGCCATCAGCCGGTTCCAGCTGGGTGCCATGACGGCGGCCTGA